The Eriocheir sinensis breed Jianghai 21 chromosome 28, ASM2467909v1, whole genome shotgun sequence region ccactcctTGAAAACaccctgcttcctttcccttcaatcttTCTCCCAAAATATTCTTCTCGGGCACCTAAAATTGAACAAGGAGGTAATGGGCTACTTTAGTGTCTCCCCAAGCCTTGCCTACGGACACTAGAAagccccctcccccactctcccaATCCTTGAAGACAccttatttcctttcaatccCCCTCTCAAGACAGTCTGCCCAGCGGCATCACAATCATCAAGGAAAGGCCTACACAAGTATGTTAGCTGGGTCTGTTTAGGAAATTACATGCCTTTCTCACTCCCTCTGCTCCAATAATCAACCTACAGCCAACTTAAccttcattccatttttctttttttgtacgtACCAGTCTGAGGACTTCTTCCACTTCCATGTTTTCTCCCCCTCTTATGTaacttcctttcgttccttcctcacctttatcACATTCCCGCCCTTCCAACTCATCATCCATGCTTCATCCCCTCTTGTCCTCCTATcgtccccttcctcactcctatGCAATCCtgatccccttcccccctcccctcctacttCCCCAGCCCTCCCCGCTCCCCGTCCCCATCTCAGGATCCCACCACGCCGCGTGCATGCCCTCCCCGAGCTGTATTTattgtgtctgagtgtgtgtagCGAACAATAAAGACGTTGAAAGCCACTGAGTGTGTTTTCTTAATTAACTTTGGCGGAGAAGAATGGCAAGTGTCGGTCGGTAGGATGGTAGTCACTCTTCAACAATGAGACCCTCAACGAATGGTTTACTCGACAAACAAATCAGGAAACGGACGAACGAACAGACTAAGGAACTGTAACTAAATTATCATGTATTTAtttacctgcctgtctgtctgtctaccaagCTGACTATTATATTCAATGGTTTatttatgtatatctatctatctatctatctataaatcaGTAGAATCTATTAACctatatagagacagacagatggatagatacatagacagatagttatacagatagaaagatagatttgTTATGCAGTAAAATATGTATGATCCCATGTTTATATTATTTATGACACATCACATTTGAAGGTTGTGAACACGCATTAAAGAAACATCGAACTTTCTACATAATATTATCCATACCAtatacttgacacacacacacacacacacacacacacacacacacacggatccgGCATAGTTGTTCTTGGGAGTCAGTGTTTCGGAACAAAATATTAcctcacccccaacacacacatcacAACGCCGCGGGAGACACCTCATAAAcacgctctcacacacacatacaaacacacacaaaataacacacaGTAGCGAGGGGCAGGGACAAGCTGGGGGTATTGAAGGAGACAAGAGATTACATAGTTGCCAGGCTCGGTGACTCTAAGGTTCAACTGCTATACAGGAGGTTGGTTTCATTGGCATTGGCTGTGTGGTAAGGGAAGTAGGATTAATCTCTCTGGTTTAATATGGATGTGTTATGCGTGGATATTAATTGGATAGTTTGAgtattgtaaaagctagattaTGGTAGTTACATAAAGTAGTTATATATAGTAGTTAAATGTAGTAGTTATATACAGTAGTTAGATGCTAGTAGATGAATTAATGTCTCGGATAGTTTATGTGGGTCTGTTTATTGGTTGAGTTAGCTTTGACTGCATGGCTGGTTACACTGTCTTAGTACGGAGGGAGTCAGGGGCCTGGTTGTGTCATTACTGCTGGCGTGTCACCTACATTCCCGGCTGGCTAATTGGGTAAGTTAAATAATGAATTGACGGATCTAGAACGATTACACAAAACTTGCTCGTTAGTTGCTTGCGAAGTTGTCATGAGGTGATGGTCTTTGTGGGAACCTAAAAATAAAACATTGACAATTTCCACTACacgcacgtatacacacacacacacacacacacacacacacacacacacacacacacacacacacacacacacacacacacacacacacatttatctatctgtctatctacatatcATTTGATCTATCACAACTAGGTAGAAACAACTAcgtaggtaaacacacacacacacacacacacacacacacacacacacacacacacacacacacagagggagggttGGTTTTACGTTTCAGAATCAACATTTTCATAGAGTGCGTCCACCGTTGCACCTGGGATGTTTAGTGTCAAGGTGAGAAGTGGAGATAAATTTTCTGACACGCAAGATTTACTGAGGTGCGCAGCTTGGCCgaactcccctccctccctccctccctctttccttgtcaccttccctctctccctcactttcccgtACACTTCAGCCCTcgacccaccaccgcctcccttccctcccattgtGGCGATGCTTCTTACAACTGATAATATTTACATTTATTAATTCTCtgcactttcctttttttgttagtgGTGGGCCGTGCTAGCCACAATTCCTGACCTGTTACTTTACTGAGACCTTGTTCTAAACTTCCTAATGCGATAAACTGATATTTCTAGGCGCTTATATTTTTCCTGACCTGTTTACAAAGACCTTGTTCTAAACTTCCTAATATGATAAACTTATATTTCTAGGCACTTATATTTTTCCTGACCTGTTTACTAAGACCACGTTCTAAACTTCTTACAGCGatcaagtttatttttttagggATTGCTTTCACGACCCATACATAGGCAAGGTTTTTGACGGTATGAAGAGCTGTGTCTCCCATCGCCGGGTGTTTAGTGATCAACTTGAGATGCAAATGAACGAATCTTGTGTAGGACCTCAACGCATAGGGAAGAATTATgtgaaaggagaatgaaatgatGTGATAATGTTTTAGACGGCGATTTAGGACAAGACATTGAGGGCTAGCAAAATAAAAACAACTATATAAACACCggctcgcacgcacacacacacgcacacacacccacacccacccacccacacacacacacacacaactaccccctccccccacagagCCGCGGACTTGCTCATCCATAACTCTATATGTTCTAAACTTGTTAAATTAACCCTGAACATTTCCATAAATTGTGAAAATCAAATCCGACTTTCCCCCCAGCAAGAGAGCAACGTTTCCCTCGGTTCACGGTCAGGTAGTCACTTCATTACCTTCCGCCGCCTTTGCGTGTCACCGGTCCGCCCGCTTGACATGTAACGTAGCAGCGCACGGAGGTCACGCGGCGCAATGACTATCCGCAGCTCCTTGTGAATGTCAGTGCTTTAGTGGGTGAGGCGACACGcgagccctccctccccccctctccttaccaccaccaccaccaccaccactctctccatcatctccactaccactgccacaccaccatcaagacctccatcacctccaacaccactAGTACCACCTCCATGATCACAACCACCGTCGCCACCTTGAagacttccatcaccatcaccaccaccacctccaccactaccaccaccacactataCTCATGCAATATCTCCGtccacacaaaaaatataaacactacaacacacacaaacatatcatCACCACTCCCCTCATCACCACTATGAATAACCAACAGTAACACCACTACCCCACCACAACCCTCCCCCTCACTGACCACTAAACCCCGCCTTACAGACCACCAACACCCCTTCACAAACAACCACCGACTCCTCtcaccacaaaccaccaccaccaccgccatcagctCCTACCGCCCACCTGGTTATAGAGTACATATGGCTCATTAACATCCCTCCCTTCACACTCACCCTACCTGAACCTAGTAATTAATCAATCATAATCAACAAAGCCAAGCACATCACGGCCGAGCTTAACCTAATATGACCAAGCCTAACCAATtaaaacttaaccaaacctaacatagcCTTGTGTAACCAATGCTAGTTTAACCGAATACAGTTAAACCAAACTTATCATGCAAATTTGACCCGACTTATCCAAACCAGTTCAAACCATCCCAGTCAAACAAAAAGCCGCCTTAGTAAACGAAATATAACTGAACAtatcttaacctaatctaacacaacctcacctaacctaacctaacccaatcaaatcaaaataaatctaacctaaccacatCAAGATCAAATACACCAAACCAAATCTAATCAAATTCAAATCTAACTtatcctaatctaaccctacctgaCAAAGCAGTACAGCCCAACCCAACTAATATAATGAgagaaccaaacctaaccaacccAATAACAATTTAACAaatctaacctagcctgacctaacctaatctaacttaacctaaccaacccaaTAATAACCtaacaaatctaacctaacctaaccaactcaGTAACAACCtaacaaatctaacctaacctaacctaacttaacctaaccaacccaataacaacctaacttaacctaaccaacccaataacaacctaacttaacctaactaacccaataacaacctaacttaacctaaccaacccaataacaacctaacctaacttaacctaaccaacccaataacaacctagcttaacctaaccaacccaaTAATAACCtaacaaatctaacctaacttgacctaatccTCCCCCCCCACCGACGTGACCTCTGCCAACAGACACCATAACGCACCTCCTCAAAGACCCCTCAGCGTGACCTCGGCTTCAGGGtgtggtgggagaggaggaggggcggcaTATCTAAGAGGGTGGCCTGGGTGACGGCGAGGGTGACGGCGAGGTGGCTGGGGCGTAACGTGACATGGCGGCGGAGGGGTGGGTGAGAAGCAGGCACGCAGGCAGTCAGTGTTCCGGtgcgtgtctccctcctcctcctcctcctcctcctcctcctgaccgcCTGGCTGGAAACGCCCTCCTACTATATAAACGTGTGTCGAGCCCCGAGGCGCCACTCTTCCCCTCGCTCACCTCCGCTCAGCGACTCGAGGTAAAGCGTTGCGTTACGACCCTACCTGAGACCCCTGCAACCGacccctgtgcgtgtgtgtgtgtgtgtgtgtgtgtgtgtgtgtgtgtgtgtgtgtgtgtgtgtgtgtgtgtgtgtgtgtgtgtgtgtgtgtgtgtgtgtgtgtgtgtgtgtgtgtgtgtgtatgtgtgtgtctagttggttggttggttttggGGGGCGCGAGGCAATGTGGGGTTGTTTTAATTTAGGGGGGGTGAAAGTGAGGGGTTAGTAAGGGTTTgtgatgtttgtgtgtttgtgtgtttgtgtgtgtgtgtgtgtgtgtgtttggagaagGTGTCAagttgtgtattgtgtgtgtatgagaggatagtgacacacacacacacacacacacacacacacacacacacaacctccccctctccccccacactcTTAAAAAAACTAAATCTGAAGTTGTAGGACATTATAAAGAGATACAACATAAAGataaacagcaataacaacaaaacaacaacaacaacaacggcgctTCAgtaacatatgaaaaaaaataggtcACCACTCACACGTCTCTAACATccctcacaaacaacaacaataacaacaataacaacaataacaacgaacccaacagtaacaacaacgaTTTAGTAAGATCACACACAGGGGCAAAAAAGGGAGTCACACGGCAAACAAGGTCGATTGCAAGTATCATGGCAGGTAAACACGCTTGAAGGACTTAATATACACACATCTTCGTATTCCTGGGCGTAGATGGTGCCGGTGTGGCCTCGCGTGGCGGTGTGGTTGGCGGTGTGGCTGGCggctgcggcggtggtggtggtggcggaagcGGCGGCAGAGGCGGCGGCAGAGGCAAAGGCGGAGGCGAAACCAGAAGCGGAGGCGAAGGCGGAGGCGAAGGCGATCTACCCCACGCCTTGCTACCCAGAGACCATCTACAAGACCCACTACATCACCCAGGTCCAGCAGGTCAGAGCCAGGGCACGCAAGGTCACGCTAGGTCAAAAGATGGTATTTCAAAAGCTTAAACAGATCACAGTAGGTCAGGACTAGCACGGCCTCTTCCAGATTCCTTAGGTTATGTTTTATGTTTTATGTAAGGGCACGCAAGGTCACTCTAGGTCAAAAGATGGTATTTTTAGGGGTTACAGGTCACAGTAGGTCAAGACTAATGCATGGAAGGGCACGGCAGATTTTATGAAAGGGCAATACTAGGGTTGAACAGGTCACAGCAGGTAAGAGTCAGGGCATGCAAGGTCACGTTAGGTCAAAAGATGCCATTTCAAAGGCTTAGCAGGTCACAGAAGGTCTAAACTAATGCATGGAAGGGCACGGCAGGTCATAACTATATCAAGATGGGTCAATTGAGGTCAAAGTCACAACCAACACAAGTCACGGGGTCAGCAGTAGAGTAAGTCAGCTGCGGAGAGTCATATTGTAAGTGGGCATTCCTAGACTTTCACTCACTGGTCACGATAGGTCATAACTTTGGCAGGATAGATCAGCTTAGTTCAAAGTCACAACCAGGACAAGTTACAGGGTCATCAGTAGAGTTATCCAGCCATGTCAAAGTCGCAGGTGTCACAGGAAGTCTTACACGGGCGGCAGATCACAATGGCAAGGTCAGTCGTGGTTAGGTAGGCTTGCGAAGGCCAAGGTCAGAGCATCCTGCATTCAAGATTCAGTACGGTCGGTCACGTCACTCAAGGTTAACTCGGAGGAAGAATCGGAATGAGCCGCGGGGAATCGATTTCAGGAGTAACAGTTCGGCGACACCAGGAGGagcatgacgaggaggaagaagaatgggaaaacaGTAAGGGGTTGATTAAGGGTATTTGTTTAGGAGTAAGCAGAGAATCACAGCATTTGGCCAAGAGACtactgaagagagggaaggagagcgagagagcgctAAACTTCAAAACCGAAAGAGAACACGGAGCAAGGGCAAGGAGAGTATAAGAGTATAGGTGAGGCTTAGCAGGGCcacggttaggtttggttaagcaGAACACAGCTGTGACGgccgaagagagggaaggagagcgagagagcgctAAACTTCAAAACAGAAAGAGAACACGGAGCAAGGGCAAGGAGAGTATAAGAGTAGAGGTGAGGCTTAGCAGGGCCACGGTTAAGTTAGATAAAGTAGAACACAGCTGTGACGGCCACGGGAGAGCaacagaggaagggacagagtgGCACAGAGTCAAAGGAAGAAACAACTTTAGGCCACGCGAGAGCaacagaggaagggacagagtgGCACAGAGTCAAAGGAAGAGGCaacattttttcaacttttttgtcGGTTTACCTTCCCTTCGCAGATCCCGGTCTACTCCACGATCTACAAGCAACAGTACGTCTCCAAAACCTACTACAAGACGCAGTACCACACGCAGTACCAGACGCAGTACCAGACGCAGTACATCCCCAAGTACATCACGGAGACGGTGTACAAAACGGACATCCAGTACGTCACCAACTACGAGACGCTCTACCACACCATCTACCACACCCAGTACTCAACCCACGTCAACCTGATCCCCAAGTACATCACGCAGACGCAGTACCACACGCAGTACGTCACCACCAGACAGTACCAGCCCGTGTACAAGACTGTTTACAAGCCGGAGTACGTGACGAAGAACCAGGTGCTGTACCATACGATCTACCAGACCCAGTACGTGCCCCAGTACCACACCATCACCAAGGCCTATAAAACCTACAAGACGGTGTGCCCCAAGCCTGCCTACGGGTTTtaagtcatcaccaccgccaccaccaacaccaccacctataCCACACTGACAACCAATACCACCGCGAGGAGTATCAacttcacaccatcaccaccaacaccaccaccaacaccacataaCAACACCACCACGAATAGGTCCTAACTTACCACCACTAACAGGAACAGCGACTATGACAACACCACCACGAAAGGGTATCAAcacaggaacaccaccaccaacatcaacaacacaaaCATCAAACAACACATCATCTACAACacaaccaacatcatcaccactgacaccaccaccaccaccaccaccaccactcgcttctcctctccccctccccttcccccccagctgctgcatcctccttcccttcccttcccttcctttcccacggTCTGATGATATTTTTGTAAAGCGTGCGATCAACTTAACTTAATAAACGGTATGAACGTAGAAGCGCCCCTGAATCAATGCCacggctgcctcctcctcctcctcctcctcctcctcctcctcctcctcctcctcctcttcctcctcgcttcctgTCACGGTTCCTTGCACTACATGATGTGAGGAGCCgcgggaaaaataaataatgttcgCTCAAAATCGCTGTCTGCCAACTAGTGGGAGATTCGCACTCACTTAGGATAATGCGCGATAGTTTTGTgttaaggagtgtgtgtgtgtgtggggggggggtgagggtgaaaagtgcgtgtgtgggaggggtggggaagtaTGTATTGGGAtgagtgtatgtgcgtgtgcacGTGTTTACTCCATTAATTAACAACATTATTTTCCATGCCTTTTAGTCGTATGTTATAACCTTTACCTGACTGCTTTGATTAATTAATTTTCACATCTCGGTAAGTGTATGAAAAACGAATCCAGTAGTCCTTCACGCGCACAATTCCCTATTACCAACACGATTTTTGACACGTAACAGCCTCTGACATGTAAACACTATcgctaagtcacacacacacacacacacacacacacacacacacgtacatacacaccttcccttcctccccgctgCTCCTAAATAAGCACCTTTACTAATGGCTTTTAATGATATGAGCTCCAGTACAATTCCACAACTTATCATCTCACTTAGCAAAATCAGACTGTCCTTGACCTTTTTGCCACGCGATGACTTTGCATGTATATATCCTGCTTTTAAATAATCGCTTCTAATGTTTGTAATTCATGAACATAACATGAGATCAAGAATCGTTCCATATGCAATAATCTCTTCTGGCAAGGAACAGCAGTTAATAGGGATTTGATCACATTCAcgtacttttatatatttttgagcagcctttcttccgtctcttcaaATATACGACTGAAAACGAAGAGCGGTGTATACGTGGCGATGAGAACATTATAGTGGGCGTGTGTtgatgggagagggggggggtgagggggctgGCGGGAGAGGGGCGGAGTGGGTGAACGGGGGTGCGGGATGAAGGAACCTACAGCAAACAACTGTACACTCTGTTCCAATCGATGCGTCACCTATATTAATATACATGTATACATCATCCCTTAATACGCCTTTTCTTCAACGCACCAAACACCAATAGTACTCCTCTGTGCACTAGGGATAAGCGAGAACCAATTCTAGAATCGATTCCTTCGATTCGGATGAGCAACAGAGAGAATCGGTTCCTAACCCTGGGAATCGATTCCTCTCTACCTATTCTCCTCGCACTCCATCGACTAGGAGGCGAGGAGCACGTTGCCGccaccgatatatatatatatatatatatatatatatatatatatatatagagatatatatatatatatatatatataaaagagaagacggcgccactataaacacttgcctgcgccatgacgggctggggccgaataccatccaggcctctcaagcaagcctaccggcgcaataggcagagacgtaaaaaaaaaaaaatactgatgcgGCACTCACGATGGATTTGCAAGACAATAaattatcttccctcccccccagTCCCCGACTcttaggaaaaaaaagtatgacaTAACAGCGCTGCAGGAAACGCCAGTGATGTAAAAATATGCGATGGCGGCAGACTCTTATtgtaccttcccccctcccctccccctccttcaaccCCTTCtctaaaacatatataaaaaattaaaaaatcggtGTTGTGCCTTCGTCtccatattctcagacgcctccgcctctcatatcaacaattttcaaaggccgaaaagagattaatcaggttcttgGGAGTGTTTATTTCACGCTGAAACTACCGCTAGGGTCAGAAATCTACCCTTCATGGAGAGGCTCTcacctcccacgaaagccttgtcaaatatgtgggtGCCGAAATGTATAAGAATTTGTCCCTTTCTTATAATTTAGATCTTCGTGCCATCTTCAAACAAAGCATCTGTCAGTTAAATTCTTGTGCCTCTCAAAACCTCAATAAAAGTCTCCAGTTCTTTAATTCATCAACTCCAACCAAGAGTCTTCATTTCTCGCTCCTTCCACAAGTTCTGatatttttgggggggaggtTCCTTCgaggtctttttcttcctcagcatCCCGTTGCGACACACAGGTGGAGGCGACACTTGGAGCATGTTTCCGAGCACTGGGGTGACACTATACAGGGACACTTCTtgcaccttctcttcttcttcttcgttcttctaaatctccttctttttctccttttctttttccctctctcccccctcctccttttccttctctttttgcttcGTCTTCTTatgcttcctctctttctcctccttttctttcgtctacgagtttttcttttcctcctcctccttctccacttcctcctcctttttccacctcctccttctcctcctcctccttctcctttatttctcttatcaGCAAAAACAcggcaacaaaaaaacaaaaaacgggaGCCATGAACCTTGACGTGAGGAGGCAAACTCGTCTATTTTAGCGTCGCGGTGAGTTCCTGTTTCCCTTCGTTGTTTCCTCCGTCTGTCGGCTCAAAaactataaaagaaaacaagagcgtcctttttctttttgtcgtgGGGgtgttgtttgttattgttgttgtttctttccagtataaaaaaaaataaaaaaaaacagaggcagCAGCAGACGGAGTGCGAGCGCGTGTCACGGGCAAGTTCTTACGCCGGAGAAATAATCTTTGTAGTTTTTATGTCTCGGCTTCGTCAAGGGCTCTGAATACCTACCTACTCGTTGACACACCAAAGGGATCACGGCCTTGACAGTGGGGTATAGCATTATGTCTCTCCTAGTCTGTCTGTAGccgtgtgtgtgggtaggtgagTGGGTGGTGATTCGCTGGCACGTATAGTCTTGCCTGCGTCTTACTCGTGACACTGTGAAACCCAATTGATAAGACCTTGAAAGATGAGACTTTGAAAATTGCACCTACAAGGACACGCAAGTAGAAATAACTGGTCAGCATAATGAAATAAACAATGATATGATGCGGAGAgtgcaaaaaaacacacacaaccacacacacacctccctcccgcttcccccccctcccacacacacacaaacacgaacaaaTAGATCCCTCCCACCcccgctccacacacacataaacatacacacacattccccccttcccctctctcccccatcaaACACACAGGACAAGGCAGTGAACAGGGATTTTAGACGCTCAGTGAAGGAGAAAGTGACGGGACTAGACaacgggggggggagggagggggggggggagacttcGAGGGCTACTGAAGGAGAAAGTGATGGACGGCGGAGAACGGATGCGGTGAATACTGGGAGCGTGAACGTTTGCGTGATGCGCGGAGAAACGGAGGCAGGGACACGGGCGAGGcagacaggcaggaaggaagggtgtggTGGATGGCGTGAAGGAAGAGccagaaagagggggaagagaggatgtTCGCGTGGGGA contains the following coding sequences:
- the LOC127004532 gene encoding uncharacterized protein LOC127004532; translation: MVPVWPRVAVWLAVWLAAAAVVVVAEAAAEAAAEAKAEAKPEAEAKAEAKAIYPTPCYPETIYKTHYITQVQQIPVYSTIYKQQYVSKTYYKTQYHTQYQTQYQTQYIPKYITETVYKTDIQYVTNYETLYHTIYHTQYSTHVNLIPKYITQTQYHTQYVTTRQYQPVYKTVYKPEYVTKNQVLYHTIYQTQYVPQYHTITKAYKTYKTVCPKPAYGF